A region of Haloplanus sp. XH21 DNA encodes the following proteins:
- a CDS encoding transcription factor, with the protein MHVVSTMGSGDLRRELELDSVIQALKEEFDIEANKHSNSMATVRLESGGPAFTLYRTGSYQIRGTESRQHLFDANKELLSALRGIGLEIPDTAFDHKNSVYLEDLETTVELETLAVHLGLENVEYEPEQFPGVIYRPPEPGTVNLIFASGKTIISGTIHEEIAQESAAHLRQKLASLST; encoded by the coding sequence ATGCACGTTGTGAGTACGATGGGGAGCGGTGATCTGAGACGCGAACTTGAGTTGGATTCTGTAATTCAGGCTCTCAAAGAGGAGTTCGATATCGAGGCAAACAAGCATAGCAACTCGATGGCCACCGTTCGATTAGAATCAGGGGGCCCTGCGTTTACTCTCTATCGCACTGGTTCGTACCAGATCCGAGGGACGGAGAGTAGACAACACCTATTCGACGCAAATAAAGAACTTCTGAGCGCCCTCAGAGGAATTGGCTTGGAAATCCCCGACACTGCCTTTGATCACAAGAATTCAGTCTATCTTGAAGACCTTGAGACCACGGTTGAGCTAGAGACTTTAGCTGTTCATCTCGGCTTAGAAAACGTGGAGTACGAACCGGAGCAGTTTCCTGGAGTCATCTATAGACCGCCAGAGCCCGGTACAGTAAATCTAATATTTGCAAGTGGAAAGACGATCATCAGTGGCACTATTCACGAGGAAATAGCTCAGGAATCTGCCGCACATCTGCGCCAAAAACTGGCCAGCCTCTCAACCTAA
- a CDS encoding DNA-methyltransferase, which produces MTDPPYNLSSDFKIEFPDRSDVGYEAGDWDDGSIQPQDWISEVVPLLKETGVVIAFYDNRKMGDVISAVRDAGLELRQKAYWHKTNPTPQMFGVKWQEAVEELIIATANQGEGHHFQEHLGQRHNVIKASVNGRGTGEDHPTQKPEELIAELIKWWSKEGDFVVDPFAGTGTTCVAAQQLGRHYLGIEIDEEYVEICRERLQQKSLRHNW; this is translated from the coding sequence TTGACTGATCCTCCGTACAATCTCTCCTCGGATTTCAAAATCGAATTTCCTGACCGAAGCGACGTCGGCTACGAAGCTGGGGATTGGGATGACGGCAGTATTCAGCCACAGGACTGGATATCTGAGGTTGTGCCTCTATTGAAAGAGACAGGTGTAGTGATCGCATTCTACGATAATCGGAAGATGGGGGACGTGATCTCGGCAGTTCGGGATGCTGGGCTTGAGCTCCGACAGAAGGCGTACTGGCACAAGACCAATCCAACTCCGCAGATGTTCGGCGTGAAATGGCAGGAGGCAGTTGAAGAGCTTATTATCGCAACAGCAAATCAAGGGGAGGGACATCACTTCCAAGAACATCTGGGGCAGCGTCACAACGTCATCAAGGCGTCAGTCAACGGCAGAGGCACAGGCGAAGATCATCCGACTCAGAAACCGGAGGAACTCATCGCGGAGCTGATCAAGTGGTGGAGTAAGGAGGGCGACTTCGTCGTTGACCCGTTCGCAGGAACTGGGACAACTTGTGTAGCAGCCCAGCAACTCGGTCGCCACTATCTAGGTATCGAGATAGACGAAGAGTACGTAGAAATTTGCAGGGAACGGCTCCAACAGAAATCCCTCCGGCATAACTGGTGA